The following DNA comes from Curtobacterium sp. 9128.
ACGAGCCGGCCCTGGACATCGCTGTCCGAGGTGGTGAGGAGCCGCAGCGCACGGGCGGGTTCCCTCGTGAGGAATGCCCGGAAGTACGGCGCGGCGATGAGGTCGGCGGTGAACCGGTCGAGCACGTCGACGACCCGCTCGGCTCCGGACGGCGCCGCCGATCGGGAAGCGGCGTCGAGCGTCGGGACGGCGAGGGACCAGAGGATCTCGGACAGCAACCGGTCACGGTTGCCCACCCACCGGAACAGGGACGTACGGTCCACGCCGAGCGAGGCGGCCAAGGCGCCCATGTCGATCCGGGACCCGGCGATGAAGGTGTGACGAGCCTCCCGGAAGGCGCGCAGCGCAGAATCCGACGTGTACACGCGAGCCTCCCTTGCAACGTTTCCGAGAATGATGCATCGTTGGTCCCATGTCAACGACGACGCCCACCACGACCCTGCTCGAATCGGACTTCTACGGCTTCGCGCTGCAGCTGACCGACCAGGAGCGGGCGTCGATCGGGCGACTCCGGGAGTACCTCGAGCGCGACGTCGCGCCCATCGCCGACGAGTACTGGGCGCGCGCCGAGTTCCCGATGCAGGTCATCACGCCGCTCGCGGAACTCGGCATGTACGGGCCGGGCGTCTCGCTCGTGCGGCAGTTCGAGAACTCGGCCGTGTACCGCGGGTGGGCGGCGCTCGAGCTCGGTCGCGTCGACGCCAGCGTGGCCACGTTCATCGGCGTCCAGTCCGGCCTCGCGATGAACTCGATCGCCGTCGCCGGCAGCGACGAGCAGCAGCAGGAGTGGTTGCCGCGCATGGCCGCCGGCGAGCTGATCGGGGCGTTCGGCCTCACCGAGCCGTACTCGGGCAGCGACTCCGCGAAGGGACTGCGTACCACCGCGCGGCGCGAGGGTGACGAGTGGGTCCTCGACGGCGAGAAGCGCTGGATCGGCAACGCCACGTTCGCGGACGTCGTCGTGATCTGGGCGAAGGACGTCGCGGACGGGCAGGTCAAGGGCTTCCTCGTCACGACGGACACCCCCGGCTTCACCGCGACGAAGATCGAGGACAAGATCGCGCTCCGCGGCGTGCAGAACGCCGACATCGTGATGCAGGGCGTCCGGGTCCCCGAGTCCCGCCGGCTGCAGCGTGCGACGTCGTTCCGCACCACGGCCGAGGTGCTCCGCCTGACCCGCACCGAGGTCGCGTGGCAGGCGGTGGGCATCGCGGTCGGCGCGTACGAGGCGGCACTCGCGTACGCTCGCGAACGGATCCAGTTCGGCAAGCCCATCGCCGCGCACCAGATGGTGCAGGACCTCCTCGTGAAGTCCCTCGCGAACATCACGGCGTCGATCGCGCTCTGCACCCAGGCATCGGCGATGCAGGACGCCGGCGTTGGTGGCGACGAGCACTCGGCGCTGGCGAAGGCGTTCGCGACGGCGCGGATGCGCGAGACGGTCGCGTGGTGCCGCGAGGTCCAGGGCGGCAACGGCATCGTGCTCGACAAGGGCGTCGCGCGGTTCTTCGCCGACTCCGAGGCGATCTACTCGTACGAGGGCACCCGCGAAGTGAACACCCTCATCGTCGGGCGCGCGATCACGGGCCAGGCCGCGTTCGTCTAGCGCGCGGCCCAGAACTCCGCGATCCGGTCCGCGATCGCGGATGCCTGCGCGCGACCGGCCTCGGCGCTCGGTCGCTGGGTCGACAACGACAGCGAGTTCGCGCCGAACGCCTGCGTCGAGGCGCTGTCCGCGACGACGACCTCGACGCTCGACCCACCCGCGCGGAGCGCCTCGACGGACTGGTCGAGCCACGGCCCGAGCGGAGACGGAGCCTCGGGGCCGCAGGCGATGACCAGGACGCGCTCGTACCCAGCGGCGACGTCGGCGTTCGTCGCCGAGCGCATCCCGCCGTCGATGTACGGCCGCCCTTCGATGTGGACGGGTGACCACACGAACGGCACCGAGCAACTCGCGGCGACGGCGCGGGGGAGCGGGACACCATCGGCAGCGGTGAGGACGTGGAAGGTGCCGTCGGTCGCGTCGATGGTCGTGATCGCGAGCGGGCGGTCCGGCCACGTGGTCGACGGCAGGGTCTCCGAGAACGTGGCGGCGCGCTCGTCGTCCGACTGCCCGGCGGTCACCTGCTGCGCCGCGTGGCCGAGTCGTGCGCGGCCGTCCTGCTCGGAGGTCGCGCCGGCGAGCACCTGCCCGATCTGCTGCTGGATCGCCTCGCCGTCGATGACGCCGGGCTCCTCGTAGCTCGTCGGTAGCGGCGCGATCTGCTGCTCGAACGCGCCGCGGACACTCCCGCTGCGCACGAAGGTCCCGACGACGCTGCCGGCGCTGGTGCCCACCACGAGGTCGGCTGCGGCGAGGTCCACGCCGGCGTCCTCGAGTGCCGAGAGGACCCCGAGCTCCCACGCGATCCCGGCGACTCCACCACCTCCGAGGACGATCGCTCGGGTTCCGGCAGCGGGCGGCACGAGTTCGCTCA
Coding sequences within:
- a CDS encoding QsdR family transcriptional regulator, yielding MYTSDSALRAFREARHTFIAGSRIDMGALAASLGVDRTSLFRWVGNRDRLLSEILWSLAVPTLDAASRSAAPSGAERVVDVLDRFTADLIAAPYFRAFLTREPARALRLLTTSDSDVQGRLVTAITALVADSFDPSPLSAEELARLLVRISESFTYADLISGETPDPARARATFSYVLRI
- a CDS encoding acyl-CoA dehydrogenase family protein, which translates into the protein MSTTTPTTTLLESDFYGFALQLTDQERASIGRLREYLERDVAPIADEYWARAEFPMQVITPLAELGMYGPGVSLVRQFENSAVYRGWAALELGRVDASVATFIGVQSGLAMNSIAVAGSDEQQQEWLPRMAAGELIGAFGLTEPYSGSDSAKGLRTTARREGDEWVLDGEKRWIGNATFADVVVIWAKDVADGQVKGFLVTTDTPGFTATKIEDKIALRGVQNADIVMQGVRVPESRRLQRATSFRTTAEVLRLTRTEVAWQAVGIAVGAYEAALAYARERIQFGKPIAAHQMVQDLLVKSLANITASIALCTQASAMQDAGVGGDEHSALAKAFATARMRETVAWCREVQGGNGIVLDKGVARFFADSEAIYSYEGTREVNTLIVGRAITGQAAFV
- a CDS encoding patatin-like phospholipase family protein, with amino-acid sequence MSELVPPAAGTRAIVLGGGGVAGIAWELGVLSALEDAGVDLAAADLVVGTSAGSVVGTFVRSGSVRGAFEQQIAPLPTSYEEPGVIDGEAIQQQIGQVLAGATSEQDGRARLGHAAQQVTAGQSDDERAATFSETLPSTTWPDRPLAITTIDATDGTFHVLTAADGVPLPRAVAASCSVPFVWSPVHIEGRPYIDGGMRSATNADVAAGYERVLVIACGPEAPSPLGPWLDQSVEALRAGGSSVEVVVADSASTQAFGANSLSLSTQRPSAEAGRAQASAIADRIAEFWAAR